CCGGTAGATGGCGAATCGGTACTCGTGCAGGGCGAAAAGGTGGAGATCGTAGAGGTCAAAGGGTCCTCGGTATTTGTCCGAAAGATGACCAACGAATTACCTGAGTGGCGCCGCGAGTCGTAAAGAGTGATCGAGAGCATCAGAAATTAAAAATGGACAATTGCCTCAATGTGCAATTGTCCATTTTCAGTTAAATTTAATTGATTTAGATGATCTCGGCCGTGTCCTGATCCGCGGTGTCGTGAATGCCGCCTAGATCGATCAGTTCGAGTTTGACCTCATCGCCTTCGGGAGCGGGCAGGCCCTCGCCGCTAAACTTGGCTAAAATGACTGTGATATTGTCTTCACCGCCATTCTCATTGGCCTCGCGAATAAGCTCGACACAGGCATTTTGAAGATCGTCAAAATTATCCTGGACGATCCGCTGCATACTTCCCGCCGAAACCTTGTTTGACAGTCCGTCACTACATATCAAAAATATATCGTCACGATTAGGCGTTACTCTGGCCGAAACCGGATATATCTCATTCTGCGCACCGAGAGCCTGCAGGATCACGTTCTTCAGCGTGTGCGTCTCGGCTTCGGCTTCGGAAATTTGTTGTGCGTCGATCAACTGCTGGACGAGCGACTGATCCTTGGTGACTTGATATATCTTGCCGTTACGCACGAGATATGCACGGCTGTCACCGACCTGGATCACATCTGCCGCCTCCGGCGTAATGCCGATCCCGGTAAAGGTCGCACCCATTCCCTGATATTGCGGATCAGTGCGGCCCTGATTGTGAATCAACTGATTGGCAAATAGAGTTGCTTCGTACAGTTTGTTGATCAAGTAATGTTCGTAAACGCTGGGCTCGATCGTCTTGTCGATATCATCATCGCCAAGTATCTGTTCGCTGACGGTTTCGACCGCCATCGTGCTGGCGACTTCGCCGGCAAGCGCTCCGCCCATACCGTCCGAGACGGCAATGACCACGCCATTGCTGTCCACCTCAAACGATTGAGACTCGACAATAAATTCCCCATCATCCTGCGAACCGGTCCAGCGCTTGGCTCCGGTGATGTTCAGCACAAGATAATTATCCTCGTTACCTTTACGCACGCGGCCGATATGCGATGTGGCGTGTATCTCAACTGTAAACATAATTAACTCAGCGCCTGATCAAGGTCCGCAAGGATGTCCTCGACATCTTCGATACCGACAGAAACACGGACAAGGCCGTCGGTGATACCGAGGCTCTCACGCTTATCCTGCGGCACCGACGCGTGTGTCATTGATGCCGGGTGCGAGATCAAACTCTCGACACCACCCAAACTCTCGCCAAGCGTACAAAGCTTGACGCTTTCCAAAACTTTTTTTGCATTAGCCAGCGATCCCGTCTCAAAGGCGACCATACCGCCAAATCCGGACTGCTGCCGCTTTGCCAATTCGTGCTGCGGATGCGATGCAAGGCCCGGATAGAATACCTTTTCGACTCGCGGATGCTCAGCCAGAAAATTCGCGACCATCCGTCCGTTCTTATCGTGTGCCTCCATTCGCACCGCCAGAGTCTTAGTGCCGCGCAGCACCAGAAACGAATCGAATGGTGAGAGAATAGCACCAACGCTGTTCTGAATAAAGCCGATCCACTCAGCGTCCTTCTCATCATTGAGTGCGACAAACCCGCCGACGCTGTCCGAATGGCCGTTAAGATATTTGGTCGTCGAGTGAACGACGATGTCCACGCCGAACTCGATCGGACGCTGGAAATACGGCGACATAAATGTATTGTCGCAAACGACACGTGCTCCGTGGGCGTGAGCGAGGTCCGACACCGCCTTAAGGTCCGTCACGGTCATCACCGGATTGGTCGGCGTCTCGACAAAGACCATCTTCGTATTCGGTTTGAATGCCGGCTCCAGATTGGTCGCATCCGACGTATCGACCAGGTCAAACTCGACACCATACTCCGAAAGCACGCGGCTAAACAGGCGAAATGTGCCGCCGTAGGTGTTGTCACCAAGGATGACGTGGTCGCCCGCCTTGACGAGCTTTAACGTCGCGTCGATCGCCGACATTCCCGAGGCAAATGCAAATCCATATTTGGCACCTTCGAGTGCCGCAATATTTTTCTCAAGCGCCGACCGCGTTGGATTTTGCGTACGTGCATACTCAAAACCCTTGTGCTGCCCCAGTCCGTCCTGTGCGTATGTGGACGTCTGATAGATCGGTACGCTCACCGCTCCGGTCGCGATATCAGGCTCGTTGCCCGCGTGAATTGCCGTTGTAGAAAACCCCATAAACTAAACCCAAAAACATTATAATAGCGAGCATTTATGGTAACTTGCACACATCCAAATTGCAAACAAGCTAACCGCAGAGCACCTGTTGTTATCAGCTCAGATCCGATTATCAGTGATCCCAATCGCCGTACAAACTAAAACCGGCCCAGTAAAACGGATGTCGGGTTTTGGCGTCGCCTATGCGTTTGATAGCAGACGACCGGATCGCTTCGGATTTTGAGATGTCCGCGGGATCATTTAGTGCGCGATAGTAATCGACCATAAAATCAGCCGTCGCGGCCGAATCCACGTTCCAGGTGCTGGCAATCACACTTGGCACACCGGCGGCGGCAAAGCTCCACGCAAGGCCAACCATTCCTTCGCCGTTGATGTCGCGGCCGCGGGCCGTTTCACAAGCCGAGAGTACGACCATTTCGGCATTCAAAGTCATATCGGCGATCTCGCGAGCCTCTATCAGGCCGTCGTCCGCACGGTCCCCCGCCAGTAATAGATGCGAAAACAGCGGCTTCTGGCCGTCGCTTATGCCGTGCGTCGCAAGGTGCAAGATACGGTATTTCGGTGCCTCGCTGCGCCAGACACCTTCGGTAGCTTTCGCCCCGACGTATGTGCGGCCTTTCGGGTAGAACTTGCCGATCGTCTTGACCTCGGTTTCGGCATCGGGGAGGCTTTCGATCTGGCCACCACGATATCGCGAACGCAAATTCGCTACGGCCTCCGATGATAATTTAGGATTGCCGAAAGCAAGAAAATCGCCTTCGAATTTGAAATCTTCCCGATTCAGCCGATTTGCTCGCATTCGCGCCAGAGCGTTTAGCGACGGCGCGTATGAGATCGAGAGGTCCTCGATCAAAAATCGACCGTTTTCATTTATCAAAGCCTGAAACGGA
This is a stretch of genomic DNA from Chloracidobacterium sp.. It encodes these proteins:
- a CDS encoding serine/threonine-protein phosphatase, with amino-acid sequence MFTVEIHATSHIGRVRKGNEDNYLVLNITGAKRWTGSQDDGEFIVESQSFEVDSNGVVIAVSDGMGGALAGEVASTMAVETVSEQILGDDDIDKTIEPSVYEHYLINKLYEATLFANQLIHNQGRTDPQYQGMGATFTGIGITPEAADVIQVGDSRAYLVRNGKIYQVTKDQSLVQQLIDAQQISEAEAETHTLKNVILQALGAQNEIYPVSARVTPNRDDIFLICSDGLSNKVSAGSMQRIVQDNFDDLQNACVELIREANENGGEDNITVILAKFSGEGLPAPEGDEVKLELIDLGGIHDTADQDTAEII
- a CDS encoding cystathionine gamma-synthase, encoding MGFSTTAIHAGNEPDIATGAVSVPIYQTSTYAQDGLGQHKGFEYARTQNPTRSALEKNIAALEGAKYGFAFASGMSAIDATLKLVKAGDHVILGDNTYGGTFRLFSRVLSEYGVEFDLVDTSDATNLEPAFKPNTKMVFVETPTNPVMTVTDLKAVSDLAHAHGARVVCDNTFMSPYFQRPIEFGVDIVVHSTTKYLNGHSDSVGGFVALNDEKDAEWIGFIQNSVGAILSPFDSFLVLRGTKTLAVRMEAHDKNGRMVANFLAEHPRVEKVFYPGLASHPQHELAKRQQSGFGGMVAFETGSLANAKKVLESVKLCTLGESLGGVESLISHPASMTHASVPQDKRESLGITDGLVRVSVGIEDVEDILADLDQALS